In Acidimicrobiia bacterium, one genomic interval encodes:
- a CDS encoding MogA/MoaB family molybdenum cofactor biosynthesis protein, whose protein sequence is MTAREAKVLTVSDGVIEGTREDRSGDVLVEVLQDAGFVVVDRRAVADGVDSVAAALRELSAGFAGLVVTTGGTGFGPRDLTPEGTAAVIERPAPGFAEAIRIASNDGGRGFGMLSRATAGCIGATLIVNCPGSTGGAREAMEVVLPVVDHALELLAGGRPH, encoded by the coding sequence ATGACGGCGCGCGAAGCGAAGGTTCTCACCGTCTCCGACGGCGTGATCGAGGGCACGCGCGAGGACCGATCGGGCGACGTGCTCGTCGAGGTGCTCCAGGACGCGGGATTCGTCGTCGTCGACCGGCGCGCGGTCGCCGACGGTGTCGACTCGGTGGCGGCCGCGTTGCGCGAGCTCAGCGCCGGTTTCGCCGGGCTCGTCGTGACGACGGGCGGCACCGGGTTCGGTCCGCGCGACCTCACGCCCGAGGGTACGGCGGCGGTGATCGAACGGCCCGCGCCCGGATTCGCCGAGGCGATCCGCATCGCGAGCAACGACGGCGGCCGCGGGTTCGGGATGCTCTCGCGCGCGACCGCGGGCTGCATCGGTGCGACGCTCATCGTGAACTGTCCCGGGAGCACCGGCGGCGCGCGGGAGGCGATGGAAGTCGTGCTGCCCGTCGTCGACCACGCGCTCGAACTGCTGGCCGGTGGCCGACCTCATTGA